A section of the Sedimentisphaera cyanobacteriorum genome encodes:
- the infC gene encoding translation initiation factor IF-3 — translation MNEVYTISKTNSTRVNERIKKGTPEVRLIDHENNQVGVVKTEQALDMAFEVGLDLVEVASNSEPPVCRIMDHGKWLYEQKRKQKQSRKKQHVVSLKEIRLRPEIGDNDRDVKVNHARKFLDKGDKVQFTLRFRGREMAHTDQGKELMDSIAEMLKDVAKVDRAPNMQGRRMIMIVSPT, via the coding sequence ATTAACGAGGTATATACTATCAGCAAGACTAACAGTACCCGGGTTAATGAGAGGATCAAAAAAGGAACTCCTGAAGTTCGCCTCATTGACCACGAGAACAATCAGGTAGGTGTTGTAAAAACAGAGCAGGCCCTTGATATGGCGTTTGAAGTCGGGCTTGATCTGGTTGAAGTGGCTTCTAATTCTGAGCCGCCCGTGTGCAGGATTATGGATCACGGCAAATGGCTCTACGAGCAGAAGCGAAAGCAGAAGCAGTCTCGCAAGAAGCAGCATGTGGTTAGCCTGAAGGAAATCAGGCTCAGGCCCGAGATCGGCGATAACGACAGGGATGTTAAGGTTAATCACGCACGAAAGTTCCTCGATAAGGGCGATAAAGTGCAGTTTACTCTGCGTTTCCGAGGCAGAGAGATGGCGCATACCGATCAGGGCAAAGAGCTGATGGATTCGATTGCCGAGATGCTCAAAGATGTGGCTAAGGTGGACAGAGCCCCGAATATGCAGGGCAGAAGAATGATAATGATTGTCTCTCCTACCTGA
- the thrS gene encoding threonine--tRNA ligase codes for MINIKLPDGKLIEAESGSTIYEIVEKIGSGLAKAAVAAEVDGEKLDLSSQINKDAELKIITSRDEEGLEIMRHSCAHVMAEAILSLWPEAKLVYGPVVKDGFYYDIDLDKPISTEDFEAIENKMAEIVKADKPFKRIEMTKEEGLREVSADRYKTDNIERAGSDVISFYYQGEGFRDLCRGPHVPSTSKIGAFKVMSVAGAYYRGDASEKMLQRVYGTCWRDKKELKKYLHRIEEAKKRDHRVLGKQLGLFSFHEEGPGFAFLHPKGMRIWNSIVSFWREVHDKYGYEEIKTPIMLNEQLWHRSGHWDNYQENMYFTSVEETNYAIKPMNCPGGCLVYNSAKHSYKEFPLRYAELGLVHRYEPSGSLHGLVRVRQFTQDDAHIYCTPEQIQSEVVGVIDLVFEMYSTFGFSDFHIELSTKPEKHIGSDEIWDKATSALRGALESKDIDFVINEGDGAFYGPKIDFHVEDAIGRSWQLGTIQLDFSMPERFNLVYTAPDNTEKPPVMLHRAVLGSFERFMGILIEHYAGSMPLWLSPEQVRVLSISEKTNDYAQSVAKKLKHAGIRAGTDLSDDKIGAKIAKAHTDKLPYMMIAGPKEQEQKAVNLRTRSVKETLEADCDKVIAEMAEKAKSREAELEISL; via the coding sequence ATGATTAACATAAAACTGCCTGACGGGAAGCTTATAGAGGCTGAATCAGGCTCCACGATATACGAGATAGTGGAAAAGATAGGCTCAGGGTTGGCCAAAGCGGCTGTTGCAGCAGAGGTGGACGGCGAGAAGCTCGACCTGAGCTCGCAAATAAACAAAGATGCTGAGCTGAAGATTATTACCAGCCGGGATGAAGAGGGGCTTGAGATAATGCGGCACAGCTGCGCGCATGTGATGGCCGAGGCAATCCTTTCTCTTTGGCCTGAGGCGAAGCTAGTTTACGGGCCGGTCGTTAAAGACGGCTTCTACTACGATATAGACCTTGACAAACCGATAAGCACAGAAGACTTTGAGGCTATCGAGAATAAGATGGCCGAGATTGTTAAGGCGGACAAACCCTTCAAGCGCATTGAAATGACAAAAGAAGAAGGGCTCAGGGAAGTTTCCGCAGACCGCTACAAAACAGACAATATCGAGCGTGCGGGAAGCGATGTAATCAGCTTCTACTATCAGGGAGAGGGCTTCAGAGACCTCTGCCGAGGTCCGCATGTACCCAGCACATCTAAAATCGGGGCGTTCAAGGTGATGAGCGTAGCCGGTGCATACTACCGCGGCGACGCCTCGGAAAAGATGCTCCAGAGGGTGTACGGCACCTGCTGGCGGGACAAAAAGGAGCTCAAGAAATACCTCCACAGGATCGAAGAAGCCAAAAAACGAGACCACAGAGTTCTCGGTAAGCAGCTTGGTCTTTTCAGCTTCCATGAAGAAGGCCCGGGCTTTGCGTTTCTGCACCCGAAGGGGATGCGAATCTGGAACAGCATCGTGAGCTTCTGGAGAGAGGTGCACGATAAATACGGCTACGAAGAAATCAAAACCCCGATAATGCTCAACGAACAGCTCTGGCACAGATCAGGCCACTGGGACAATTATCAGGAGAATATGTACTTCACATCAGTGGAGGAAACGAATTATGCAATTAAGCCGATGAACTGTCCGGGCGGATGCCTCGTGTACAATTCGGCCAAACACTCATACAAAGAATTCCCGCTCAGATATGCCGAGCTCGGCCTCGTGCACAGATACGAACCGAGCGGCTCGCTTCACGGGCTCGTCCGTGTACGCCAGTTTACTCAGGATGATGCGCACATATACTGCACTCCGGAGCAGATTCAGAGCGAGGTGGTGGGGGTTATTGATCTTGTCTTCGAGATGTACTCCACCTTCGGCTTCTCAGATTTCCATATTGAGCTCTCAACCAAGCCGGAGAAACACATCGGCTCCGATGAGATCTGGGATAAGGCAACAAGTGCCCTGAGAGGCGCTCTGGAAAGCAAGGATATAGATTTTGTAATAAACGAAGGCGACGGCGCTTTCTACGGGCCTAAGATTGATTTCCATGTGGAAGATGCAATCGGACGCAGCTGGCAGCTCGGTACAATACAGCTGGATTTCTCAATGCCCGAGCGGTTTAACCTTGTTTATACCGCACCGGACAATACGGAGAAACCGCCGGTAATGCTGCACAGGGCTGTTCTGGGCTCTTTCGAACGATTTATGGGCATACTTATCGAGCATTATGCAGGTTCAATGCCTCTCTGGCTCTCTCCCGAGCAGGTGCGCGTGCTGTCTATAAGCGAGAAAACAAACGACTATGCTCAGTCTGTAGCAAAGAAGCTCAAGCATGCCGGCATCAGGGCAGGTACAGACCTTTCCGATGATAAAATCGGAGCAAAAATCGCAAAAGCACACACCGATAAGCTCCCGTATATGATGATTGCAGGCCCGAAGGAACAGGAGCAGAAAGCTGTGAACCTGAGGACAAGGTCTGTAAAAGAAACGCTCGAAGCAGACTGTGATAAAGTTATTGCGGAAATGGCAGAGAAGGCAAAATCGCGAGAAGCAGAGCTTGAAATAAGCCTGTAA
- a CDS encoding class I SAM-dependent methyltransferase encodes MKEKTDLLNSQKQKKMLHIAPEKCFTEIFSNLSHIDYLSADLNSPEAMEKIDITDINYPDESFDVIYSSHVLEHVPDDKKALTEFYRVLKPGGWMLLSIPINENLEVTDADLELDDPQERIRRFGNVDHMRVYGIDFEDKLEISGFNFEKYYPADFVSQKLIKKCNLPSQPVYICKK; translated from the coding sequence ATGAAAGAAAAAACCGATTTGCTGAATTCTCAAAAGCAGAAAAAAATGCTTCATATTGCTCCAGAAAAATGTTTTACTGAAATTTTTTCTAATTTATCCCATATTGATTACCTTAGTGCAGATTTAAACAGTCCTGAGGCTATGGAGAAGATAGATATAACTGATATAAACTATCCTGACGAAAGTTTTGATGTTATTTACTCAAGCCACGTTTTAGAACACGTTCCGGATGATAAAAAAGCCCTTACTGAATTCTATAGAGTATTAAAACCGGGTGGCTGGATGCTGCTGTCAATACCAATCAATGAGAATTTAGAAGTAACAGATGCAGATTTAGAGCTTGATGACCCGCAGGAAAGAATTCGAAGATTTGGAAATGTGGATCACATGAGAGTTTATGGTATCGATTTTGAAGACAAACTTGAAATTTCTGGCTTTAATTTCGAAAAATACTATCCTGCAGATTTTGTGTCTCAAAAACTTATAAAAAAGTGTAATCTTCCAAGCCAGCCAGTATATATTTGCAAAAAGTAG
- a CDS encoding type II secretion system protein, protein MKSRYKIRGFSLIELLVVIAILALLISVLIPVLGRARELAKRTVCKNYLHNFVVICSTYANNNDSYLPCFSAPNGPILHDWSEDMVYYLEDNYCLEHEELYCPSTTQRRVYKSMNRERGEGEAIVVG, encoded by the coding sequence ATGAAAAGCAGATATAAAATAAGAGGCTTTTCATTAATTGAGCTGTTGGTTGTGATAGCAATATTGGCTCTATTAATTTCAGTATTAATCCCAGTTTTAGGTCGTGCAAGGGAATTGGCAAAACGAACTGTCTGTAAAAATTATCTTCACAATTTTGTTGTAATATGTTCTACATACGCAAACAATAATGATTCTTATTTGCCTTGTTTTTCAGCTCCTAACGGCCCAATCCTGCATGACTGGTCAGAAGATATGGTGTATTACCTGGAAGACAATTATTGTTTGGAGCATGAAGAGTTGTATTGCCCTTCTACAACACAGCGCAGAGTTTATAAATCTATGAATCGAGAAAGGGGCGAAGGCGAAGCTATTGTTGTAGGGTAG